A region from the Kineothrix sp. IPX-CK genome encodes:
- the trxA gene encoding thioredoxin: protein MKEINLTKDNFDVEVLGSDKPVLVDFWAPWCGPCRMVLPIVEELAQELTDVKVCKVNVDEEQELAARFRVMTIPTLMVFKGGNAVNTSIGAKSKAEILKML, encoded by the coding sequence ATGAAAGAGATTAATTTAACAAAAGATAATTTTGATGTAGAGGTATTAGGATCTGATAAACCCGTATTGGTAGACTTCTGGGCGCCATGGTGCGGGCCCTGCCGTATGGTGCTTCCTATTGTGGAGGAATTGGCGCAGGAGCTTACCGACGTGAAGGTATGCAAGGTAAATGTAGATGAGGAACAGGAGTTAGCCGCGCGTTTCCGCGTGATGACCATTCCTACGCTCATGGTATTCAAGGGAGGCAATGCGGTGAATACCTCGATCGGAGCGAAATCCAAGGCTGAAATCCTGAAAATGCTGTAA